The following coding sequences are from one Triticum aestivum cultivar Chinese Spring chromosome 5A, IWGSC CS RefSeq v2.1, whole genome shotgun sequence window:
- the LOC123101581 gene encoding receptor-like protein kinase FERONIA codes for MGRPCEEIREATSNFTEALVIGVGGFGKVFCGVVDDGTKTKVAIKRWNPSPEQSMHEAQAKIEALSKLRHPHLVSLIGFCLFKKEMILVCEYMEHGRLREHLYNNSGKPVLSWRHRLHMCIGAARGLHYLHTGGIIHRNVKTTTILIDKNCVAKVSDFGFPKSALTRASQMHLSTSHVNGSYGYTDPEYFCREQLTAKSDVYSFGVVLLEVLMARTALNPALPSDQVSLAKYALACQRNGTLPDAVDPVIKDKITPECLEKFAETAVRCLADQGMERPTMGGVLSNLELAMQLLNSMPMQNKPLIQQYHMLYV; via the coding sequence ATGGGCCGGCCCTGCGAGGAGATAAGGGAGGCAACCAGTAATTTCACAGAGGCGCTGGTGATCGGCGTGGGCGGCTTTGGGAAAGTGTTCTGCGGCGTCGTGGACGACGGTACCAAGACTAAAGTGGCCATCAAGCGGTGGAACCCGTCACCGGAGCAGAGCATGCACGAGGCCCAGGCGAAGATCGAGGCGCTGTCCAAGCTGCGGCACCCGCACCTTGTCTCCCTCATTGGCTTTTGTCTGTTTAAGAAGGAGATGATCCTCGTGTGCGAATACATGGAGCACGGCAGGCTTCGGGAGCACCTGTACAACAACAGCGGCAAGCCGGTGCTATCATGGCGGCACCGCCTCCACATGTGCATCGGCGCCGCGCGGGGCTTGCACTACCTCCACACCGGCGGCATCATCCACCGGAACGTCAAGACCACCACCATCCTCATCGACAAGAATTGTGTCGCCAAGGTGTCGGACTTCGGCTTCCCCAAGTCCGCCCTGACCAGGGCGAGCCAAATGCACCTCAGCACCAGTCATGTCAACGGGAGCTACGGATACACTGACCCGGAGTATTTTTGTCGGGAGCAGCTCACCGCCAAGTCAGACGTCTACTCCTTCGGCGTCGTGCTCTTGGAGGTGCTTATGGCAAGGACGGCGCTGAACCCGGCGCTGCCAAGTGACCAGGTCAGCCTCGCCAAATACGCGCTTGCCTGCCAGAGGAACGGCACCCTGCCGGACGCCGTCGACCCGGTGATCAAGGACAAGATCACGCCAGAATGCCTCGAGAAATTCGCCGAGACGGCCGTGAGGTGCCTCGCTGACCAAGGCATGGAGCGGCCTACCATGGGGGGCGTGTTGTCGAACCTAGAGCTGGCGATGCAGCTGCTTAATTCCATGCCGATGCAAAATAAACCACTGATACAACAATATCATATGTTGTATGTGTAG